One Pectobacterium colocasium DNA segment encodes these proteins:
- the flgB gene encoding flagellar basal body rod protein FlgB yields the protein MLDKLDASLRFQQEALNLRAQRQEILAANIANADTPGYQARDIDFASQLSKTMEQGRVNGTGIALKTTSVRHIPAQNFQPPELDLLYRVPDQPALDGNTVDMDRERTNFADNSLKYQTNLTVLGGQIKGMMSVLQSGS from the coding sequence ATGCTTGATAAATTAGACGCCTCGTTGCGGTTCCAGCAGGAAGCGTTGAACTTGCGTGCCCAGCGGCAGGAAATTCTGGCCGCGAATATTGCTAATGCGGATACACCAGGCTATCAAGCCAGGGATATCGATTTTGCCAGCCAGCTCAGTAAAACGATGGAGCAAGGGCGGGTGAACGGCACAGGTATCGCGCTGAAAACCACATCTGTACGGCATATACCGGCACAGAATTTTCAGCCGCCGGAACTTGATTTGCTCTATCGTGTGCCCGATCAGCCTGCATTGGATGGTAATACGGTCGATATGGACCGGGAACGTACTAATTTTGCCGATAATAGCCTGAAATATCAAACCAACCTGACCGTTCTGGGTGGGCAGATTAAAGGTATGATGTCGGTCTTGCAATCAGGTTCATGA
- the flgC gene encoding flagellar basal body rod protein FlgC, whose protein sequence is MSLLNIFEISGSALSAQSQRLNVSASNLANADSVTGPDGEPYRAKQVVFEVNAAPGQSTGGVRVANVIEDPSPARLVYEPGNPLADGQGYVRMPNVNPVAEMVNTISASRSYQANVEVLNTTKSMMLKTLTIGQ, encoded by the coding sequence ATGTCGTTATTAAATATATTCGAAATTTCAGGCTCAGCGCTTTCTGCGCAATCTCAGCGTCTGAATGTGAGCGCCAGCAACCTGGCTAACGCAGACAGCGTCACGGGTCCTGATGGCGAACCTTATCGCGCCAAGCAGGTTGTATTCGAAGTGAATGCGGCCCCAGGCCAGTCAACTGGCGGTGTGCGCGTTGCTAATGTTATTGAAGACCCATCACCTGCACGTCTGGTTTACGAACCAGGCAACCCGCTTGCTGATGGACAGGGATACGTTCGCATGCCGAATGTTAACCCAGTGGCTGAGATGGTAAATACCATTTCTGCATCACGCAGCTATCAGGCAAACGTCGAAGTCTTGAATACGACAAAATCGATGATGCTGAAGACGTTAACGATCGGGCAATAA
- the flgE gene encoding flagellar hook protein FlgE produces MGFSQAVSGLNAASNNLDVIGNNIANSATVGFKSGTVTFADMFAGSKVGMGVKVASVLQDFGNGTVTSSSRDLDIAISGGGFYRLQDTNGSIYYSRNGQFMLNGRNIVNAQGMQLTGYPTAGTPPVVQTGADPVPLTVPDGDMLASQTTTASIVANLKSSDSVPTSAWATTPGAEGTYNSKTALTTYDSQGNVHNFTLYFVKTADNTWQTYAKDDSVSPANYQNAGTLNFASNGALTGHTPFNITLTGTNGAANGQFTLNLTGSVQQNTEYSYKSPTQNGYAPGSLTGFAINDDGTIEGSYSNGQKQALGQILLASFANPEGLSPEGDNAWSETASSGQAVVGLAGSGSLGKLIGKSTESSNVDLSKELVNMIVAQRNYQSNAQTIKTQDSILQTLVSLR; encoded by the coding sequence ATGGGTTTTTCTCAGGCGGTCAGTGGCTTAAACGCGGCATCTAATAACCTGGATGTTATCGGTAATAACATCGCTAACTCAGCAACAGTGGGTTTTAAATCCGGTACTGTCACATTTGCCGATATGTTTGCAGGTTCTAAAGTGGGTATGGGTGTTAAGGTTGCATCGGTATTGCAAGATTTCGGCAATGGTACCGTAACTTCCTCTTCACGAGATCTGGATATCGCGATCAGCGGCGGCGGTTTTTACCGTCTGCAAGATACTAATGGTTCCATCTATTACAGCCGTAATGGTCAGTTTATGCTGAACGGTCGTAATATCGTTAACGCTCAGGGGATGCAATTAACTGGGTATCCGACTGCGGGAACGCCGCCAGTTGTTCAAACGGGTGCCGACCCAGTACCGTTGACTGTTCCCGATGGTGACATGCTGGCGAGCCAAACAACAACGGCGTCAATTGTTGCTAACCTGAAATCTTCAGATTCGGTTCCAACGAGCGCCTGGGCCACAACGCCTGGTGCGGAAGGTACGTATAATAGTAAAACGGCGCTGACAACCTATGACAGTCAGGGTAACGTGCACAACTTTACCCTGTACTTTGTCAAAACGGCGGATAATACCTGGCAAACCTATGCCAAGGATGACTCTGTTAGTCCTGCTAATTATCAAAACGCAGGAACGTTGAACTTTGCTTCTAATGGGGCGTTAACAGGGCATACGCCTTTCAACATCACCCTCACAGGGACCAATGGTGCGGCGAATGGGCAGTTTACGCTTAATTTGACTGGCAGCGTGCAGCAAAATACCGAATATAGCTATAAGAGCCCAACCCAGAACGGTTACGCCCCAGGATCGCTGACTGGTTTTGCTATCAATGATGATGGCACGATCGAAGGTAGCTATAGCAACGGTCAGAAACAGGCGTTGGGTCAGATCCTGCTGGCTAGTTTTGCCAACCCAGAGGGTTTGTCACCTGAGGGTGATAACGCTTGGTCTGAAACAGCAAGCTCTGGTCAGGCGGTGGTTGGTCTGGCTGGCTCTGGGAGCCTGGGTAAGCTGATCGGCAAATCCACCGAAAGTTCGAACGTTGACTTAAGTAAAGAGTTGGTCAACATGATCGTTGCGCAGCGTAACTACCAGTCGAATGCGCAAACCATCAAAACGCAGGATTCCATTCTGCAAACGCTGGTTAGCCTGCGTTAA
- the flgD gene encoding flagellar hook assembly protein FlgD codes for MSVTINDTSSATKTQSTSSTTSSVGTTSSAADLQNQFLTLLVAQLKNQDPTNPMSNDQLVSQLAQLNTVSGIEKLNTTLGSISGQINNNQSMQATTLIGHSVMIPGKDILVGKETSTPFGVELEKAAEVVTVTINDATGKAVRTIELGTLSAGVHSFNWDSKLSDGTVAPDGAYTFTVAASTGGAQQVVQPLSYAVVNSVVRGESGALLDLGLRGRATMDDVRQIL; via the coding sequence ATGTCTGTAACCATTAATGATACTTCCTCGGCAACAAAAACACAGAGTACATCGAGTACTACCTCATCTGTTGGCACTACTAGCAGCGCTGCCGACCTACAGAATCAGTTTCTGACCCTCCTGGTGGCACAGTTGAAAAATCAGGACCCGACGAACCCAATGAGCAACGATCAGCTTGTCAGCCAGCTTGCCCAGCTCAATACGGTGAGTGGTATTGAAAAATTGAATACCACCCTAGGTTCTATTTCTGGTCAAATCAATAACAACCAATCCATGCAGGCGACAACGCTGATTGGCCACAGTGTCATGATCCCAGGAAAAGACATTCTCGTGGGTAAAGAAACCAGCACACCGTTTGGCGTGGAACTGGAGAAAGCTGCAGAAGTGGTTACCGTCACTATTAATGATGCGACAGGTAAAGCCGTTCGTACAATCGAGCTGGGGACGCTTTCGGCTGGCGTTCACTCATTTAACTGGGATAGTAAACTTTCTGATGGCACGGTTGCGCCTGATGGGGCCTATACCTTCACTGTCGCTGCTAGCACGGGCGGCGCACAGCAAGTTGTTCAGCCATTGAGCTATGCGGTGGTAAATAGTGTCGTTCGCGGCGAGAGTGGTGCATTGCTGGATTTAGGACTACGTGGCAGGGCCACCATGGACGATGTCAGGCAGATTCTGTAA
- a CDS encoding flagellar basal body rod protein FlgF: MDHAIYTAMGGASQSLEKQAITANNLANASTPGFRAQLSALRAVPVNGLTLPTRTLVVASTPGADMTEGVMNYTGRAMDVALPKESWLAVQTANGGEAYTRNGNMEINADGQLTIQGRVVMGDGGPIDIPPQAQISISPDGTISALNAGDPPNTIAQLGRLKLVKATGQEVERSDDGLFRLTQQAQQQRGNVLQNDPTVRIMPGVIEGSNVNTVDTMVDMIANARRFEMQMKVISSVDDNAQRANQILAMG; the protein is encoded by the coding sequence ATGGATCACGCAATTTATACGGCAATGGGTGGCGCGAGCCAGTCATTGGAAAAACAGGCGATTACTGCGAACAACTTGGCGAACGCCTCAACGCCGGGGTTCCGGGCACAGCTTTCAGCACTGCGCGCTGTACCGGTCAATGGGCTGACATTGCCTACCCGTACGCTGGTTGTTGCTTCAACGCCTGGCGCTGATATGACTGAAGGCGTGATGAATTATACTGGCCGTGCAATGGATGTCGCCTTACCGAAAGAGAGTTGGCTGGCAGTACAAACCGCTAACGGCGGTGAAGCGTACACCCGTAATGGTAATATGGAGATCAACGCTGATGGGCAGTTAACTATCCAGGGGCGTGTAGTGATGGGCGACGGTGGGCCGATTGATATTCCTCCGCAGGCTCAGATCAGTATTTCTCCTGACGGTACAATTTCTGCGCTTAATGCGGGTGATCCGCCAAATACGATTGCCCAATTGGGGCGTTTGAAGCTTGTAAAAGCTACCGGACAAGAAGTTGAGCGGTCCGATGACGGATTATTCCGCTTGACGCAACAGGCTCAGCAACAACGTGGTAATGTTCTGCAAAACGATCCTACCGTACGTATTATGCCGGGTGTAATCGAAGGCAGTAATGTGAACACGGTCGATACTATGGTCGATATGATTGCCAATGCTCGCCGCTTTGAAATGCAGATGAAAGTCATTAGCAGCGTCGACGATAATGCACAACGCGCTAATCAGATATTAGCAATGGGTTAA